One window of the Populus nigra chromosome 4, ddPopNigr1.1, whole genome shotgun sequence genome contains the following:
- the LOC133690946 gene encoding uncharacterized protein LOC133690946, which translates to MSSDFLPLETLSPIETLEIENGLSLVPRVKLNFTVYPSLPSSATKPIDEWKLKRSLIEFAKTSLSVTIPEDDLEIRRFKDVKKRKRDDPVAHGSLSIRDLGFLNSKKRNEEESEDLKILGKKFRDWRDTVVEKMDQMEVNLQGEKYRLSVAVPESDDFEGMKKLWEKFYAFANKGYVRGGKQEPDTIVMKGVPSRWVAEPRVSSKPSMLVTHTVFSTFGKIRNLNVTEDDDQDKDADENGGDIISGLHCKIVVQFEKHRDFYNALKVLCGRSLQKQGSRLKADYEVTWAKDGFFRNSRSQARENSRVPAAGRGHYRNEASRDEPHLSQFTADDTRRKRFKE; encoded by the exons ATGAGCAGCGATTTTCTACCGTTAGAGACTCTCTCTCCAATAGAAACCTTAGAAATCGAGAACGGTCTCTCACTAGTTCCGCGCGTGAAGCTCAATTTCACAGTCTACCCTTCACTTCCGTCATCAGCTACAAAACCAATCGATGAATGGAAGCTAAAGCGATCACTCATCGAGTTTGCAAAGACCTCTCTATCTGTCACCATCCCTGAAGATGACCTCGAGATTAGACGGTTCAAGGATGTCAAGAAGCGAAAGCGCGATGATCCTGTAGCTCATGGTAGCCTCAGCATTCGTGACCTAGggtttttaaatagtaaaaagagaaatgaagagGAAAGTGAGGATTTGAAGATTTTGGGGAAGAAGTTTCGAGATTGGAGAGATACTGTTGTGGAAAAAATGGATCAAATGGAGGTGAATTTACAAGGGGAGAAGTATAGGCTTAGTGTGGCTGTACCGGAGTCTGATGATTTTGAAGGAATGAAGAAATTGTGGGAGAAATTTTATGCTTTTGCAAATAAAG GGTATGTAAGAGGAGGGAAACAGGAGCCGGATACGATTGTAATGAAAGGAGTTCCTTCGCGGTGGGTTGCGGAGCCTAGGGTTTCGTCAAAGCCTTCAATGTTAGTTACGCACACAGTTTTTTCTACATTTGGGAAGATAAG GAATCTTAATGTTACTGAGGATGATGATCAAGATAAGGATGCAGACGAGAATGGTGGGGACATAATTTCAGGCCTCCACTGCAAGATTGTGGTTCAGTTTGAGAAACATAGGGACTTCTATAATGCTCTTAAGGTCTTATGTGGGCGCTCATTACAGAAG CAAGGATCACGATTGAAGGCTGATTATGAGGTCACCTGGGCCAAGGATGGCTTCTTCCGGAATTCAAGAAGTCAAGCACGAGAAAATAGTAGGGTGCCAGCAGCGGGAAGGGGGCACTACAGAAATGAAGCTTCCAGGGACGAACCTCATTTGTCTCAATTTACTGCTGATGACACACGCCGGAAGAGGTTCAAG GAATAG
- the LOC133690650 gene encoding uncharacterized protein LOC133690650, whose translation MGLSCFACFDGGRKQQRKEEERLASAEARAKAAESAQKRQEQFEKSAAGRAACAQLQGMAKQSANSNKGEPVLKWQMS comes from the exons ATGGGGCTATCGTGCTTCGCTTGCTTTGACGGGGGAAGAAAGCaacagagaaaagaagaagagaggctGGCCTCCGCAGAAGCTCGTGCTAAAGCGGCCGAATCTGCCCAGAAACG GCAAGAGCAATTCGAAAAGTCTGCAGCAGGGAGAGCTGCCTGCGCACAGCTACAGGGGATGGCAAAGCAATCTGCAAACTCTAACAAAGGCGAACCAGTTCTAAAG TGGCAGATGAGTTGA